CCATGGGGTTACAAAGTATCAAGAGATGATATTATGACTATACCGAGACCAAATAAAAGacgaaaaatgtaaaaaatatttatagcttTTAGgctagtaaaaaataaaaacttatatatacatgattaaaaaattattttgttttattttaaaaatataatacattttttacagATCAGATTTATTTATCCAGCTATTGTGAGAGTTATCAAAGCCGAGCCactttacatataatttatttccacgtgtttttataactttttctacTAGGTAAACATCCGGATATTTAACTTTGCTGAGTTCTTCATCGTAGAATCCACCTTCTATAGGCTGATCCTGATAGTCTACAAGTCTGTAGGTCGTAGGTACCGTATTTTGTACAGATTTTATAGTGAAAATCTCTGTTGTCCAGTTAGCTGTGTAACCTTTCTCAAACACATGTTTGTGTTTGCTAATTCGAACTTTATCTCCAACTTTGAACTTGGATTTTCGTACTCGCTGCTGCTGCCTTTGAAGAggtttgtatatatttttaaacagttcTTTTTCATTAGTAACAGTTACATCAACAGGCTTCATTTTAATTGTCCGAtgtttagtattattataagtatttaaaaattcttctaGCATGTTGATCCATCTATAATTACCACGAGCAGAGAATTGACGCCACATATTAGTTTTAAGTGTTCGGTTAAAACGCTCACATATGGATGCTTTCAGGTTACTGAACGTAGagtacatattaattttatactgcttcataagatttttgaactctttattgtaaaattctttgccttgatcgacatgaagattttttgGAACACGTCCTTGTTGGAATATAGATTTCATTGCATTCGTAACATCACTagcacttttattttttattggtacAGCCCAAGCGTACttggaaaatatatctatcaCCGTCAGCAAgtatttatttcctttatttGATGTAGCGTATGGGATCATTTCAACTAAATCTGCCTGCCAGGTTTCATCGAGTCCACGGATGTCAACATGTCGTCGCAGGTAATTTCTACGAGCTTGTTTATGAAGCTCATAAGCTATTACTGACTTCTTGTCCTccatcgttaaaaattttagcttcCAATTTCTTTATACGCCGGGTATTGTCATCAAGTGAttcttttcttgttttttttaaccttaATTTTAGGTCTTGAACctctttttttaatgaaacgaCTGTAGAGTCTAGTGTTACCACTTCAGTATGCAAAAGTGAAATGATCTCGGACAGATCATCTTTCATACTATCATACattaaagtcaattttttatggacAAGATCACGCGTAAATTTCAATGTTGCTGCATCATTATCGTCTGAAGGATCACCAACACGACacaattttttactctctaAATCATAATCTCCACCAGGAGTTAACTTAAAACCAACTCCAGGTGGTCCAGGTAGTCCACTAATAACTGCAGCTGTCGTTAACGAGCGTCCAAATATGtcgatactcattttttttgctctttaCACTTTTATGAACAGTAAAAGACTGGCGAACACAGttcaaaaatactattaatatataattccagcctcccgtaactcttcgattatcgatataatttcatttgtaTGACTTGTATTACCGGCAGCTTGAGATGCCATGAGTAAACGTAGACGATCAACCAGTTCGTTTGGATCATCCCAATAAACGTAATCCATATgtgttttcttcttttttacaATCTTATATTTAGGCAACCCTTTTCCCTTAGGtgcttttgtattttttgtaagaaaatcagcaatataattattaaactttattgttGAGTCTTCATAAATACTACCATctgatttgtaattttttctataagcgtttgtatttttaataatctcaaggtatttatttttatcatcttgtGTAACACTTGCATCATGGGGTGATTTTTTGAACAACAATTCCAATAAACCAGGAGTTATTGGGTATTCTTGATCTTTaacatgaaatatattttcttcaaaatttatttctgaatcACCAATGTAAAAATCATTGTACCGCCGACGGACGCCATATCTCAAATctatttctttactttttctatACACTTTGGCTAAATAGGATTTCACTAAACTGCTCGGTTTAGCGGGAGTACTTGAAGCAGAGGGATTTATTTGGCTCTCATTAAGAGTTCTACTACTCCCATCGTCATCAGAAATAAAACTATCATAATGACTTGTATCATCAAATTCTGTTTTGTTGTTGAGTGTTGACTTGTCCTTTTGTGTAACCTCTtcttctttaatttcattcttgACTTCTtgcttaattttttgtttcgacGATCCAACTAGATTCTGCAACGGTGTAACTATGGGTTTGAACATTTCACCCATAGCTTTTTCAGCGCTATCTTTTCCTAACTTCAGCATTTTATGCTTTCGTCTGATTGCGTCACTTGCTTCAGATATCTGACGCAGCAcatctttttgttttgaaatctCTTCAGGCTTCATGTTGATGTATTAGAGTTCACTagatatatgattcatattaatagttacactttaatttatactaataaagCAGTCAAATCCTTTTCTGTATCGTCCATTGTTGAGCTCACTATCTTTATTAATTACCACAAAACCATATTTACCATTATTCCAACATGCAGAGCATAGTTTTTTGAATGAATTGTATGACATGTCAGTATTTACATGATCGTCATATAcatgttttaaattcatttcatctTGACGGAAcagaactaaaaaatttacattatcaCGTATTAAATGCTTAGGAATCCGGGTATATGTTTGacacaaataaaaactgtCTACGTCTTTGTGTCGCCCCATACAAAAGTAAGCTCTAATGTGATCCTGTTTTTCACAAGCGACATCGTCAAATATCATCAGTGAATTGGGTTTTGCATCCTCAGGTTTAATCACGTCCTCGTGCTCATTGAATGGAAAAAATCCTACACCCTCTATGGGCTTCAGCAACGCTTCTAAGAACTTGTATTTCGGCTGATTGAGAGATTTTGAGTATAGGTAAATGTTGTTGAATCTCAGACCATTGGGATGTATAATAAGTGATAACAAGGCATTTGTTTTACCACAATTTGATGGGCCACAAAACACTGCCCGCACACTGTTTGGTAGTAGAGCACCATGTCTTTTGATCCTTTTTACTCCTGCACCTTGAACTATTTGATCGAAATTGATCACAGGTAATTTAGCGTGGTGTTTTTTGAACTCCATGTTTACGGTGCACTGTTAGAGTGACAACTCTTTTCTATGACTATAAGTATGATCATTTATAATGGTTTATTATCAGTCATTATGTCACTGTGATGGAGTGCGGACGTATAAGTGGGAAAGGTATTGTCAACAGTATCATTAACAAGCTACCTTTTGAACTTCATATACCTGGCTATCAGTATTGTGGCCCAGGAACAAAGTTAGAAAAGAGACTGGCTTGTGGTGATCCTGGCATCAATCCTTTGGATGCAGCGTGTAAGAATCACGACATTGCTTACTCGAAAAATCGGGAAAATTTGGCAGCACGTCACGAGGCTGATAAAATATTAGCTGACAAAGCGTGGGAACGTTTTCAAGCGAAAGACGCTTCTATTGGAGAAAAAGCTGCTGCTTGGAGTATAAACAAAATCATGAAGGTAAAAAAACGCTTCGGAATGGgaatgaagaagaaaaagagcATGGGTggtaagaagaagaagagaatGAGTGGTAAGAAGAAAAGAATGGTGggtaagaaaaagaaaaaagagtGGTAAGAAGAAAAGTACCAGCAGACGACCCAAGGTGGCgttgagaaaaattgtaaCGGCTGCTAAGCAAGCCATGCAAGCAGTGGTGATCCAATTAAATCAGCACTCAAAGGGGCTCGACAAGAGGTAAAAAAATCTGGTGGGAAGAAAAATGTTCGACAGCCACGTGTTCTACCAGTTCCATCTAAAATCGGTGGTGTACTTCCATTCTTGATACCCCTATTTGCAGGTCTTTCAGCAACTGGACTCTCGCTGGTGGTGCTGCGGCGGTTGCGAAGGCTGTCAACGATGCTAGTTCAGCCAAAAGACAGTTAGAGGAGAGCAAGAgacataattcaaaaatggaAGAGATAGCTGTAGGTAAAGGCTTATACTTAAAGCCATATAGACGTGGTATGGGGCTATATTTGTGGCCATATCCACCAGTTCGTAGAGGAtgtaagtcaaaaaacaagtagAGCTACCACATCGAGCACTTACAAACATAGACTTGATGAAATACGCTAAGGCTTTGAGGATACCCAATTTCCGCGGTGTTTTCATGAGAAACGATTTGCCAAAAACTGGACCTAAAGAATTCGAATCGGCTATTGTCAATCTTGATGACAGATTTGGACCTGGTACTCATTGGGTTGCGTACAAAAAAAGTCGtgataatgtaatttatttcgatAGTTTTGGTGATTTACAACCACCGGAAGACCttataaaatatctcgatgttggtagcgtgaaatataatcataaaagatATCAAGACTTTGACACAATTATATGTGGGCATTTGTGTCTAAAATTTCTTTCCGGAcaactttaaattaacatgACTAGTTACTCAGGACATTAGTCATGGCTGAGTCTTTCACGTTAACGCTGACAGGATCATCCTCTGTGTTAGAGGCGAATTATTTCCCACCAATCGAGTTGtcagaggaaaaaaattatgtcttgGGTCTTGTAGAATTGCTGACATTTAATTCGATACCCAATATAGACATTGGCTCTAATAAGTTCTATGTAACTTATCCTCTGGACAATGAATAACAAGAAGATATGAATGAAATTGAGGATAACAACGTTGGAAATATCGATAAACCTGGTGGCAAGAGAAAAAAACGAGATGCGACTATAGTGACGAGAAATGATAATGTTTCATTGGCTCCGAAGATTGATGTGCAACCCGTAAAAGAGATTCCCAAAAGAATCGTTCctgttaaagaaaaagtaattaaaataccaACCGGTAGTTATGAAATTAGAGATATTGAGAAATACATACAAAAGTCATTACCGAGACTGAGCATCAGTATAAgagcaaataataatgaactaagaagtgaaattaaatgtgatcaggttataaattttatacctaACGATTCTATTGGTCGACTGTTAGGTTTCAAGAATCGTCGGCTTCAACCAAACAAAACTCACTCATCGGAATTACCTGTGGCTATACTAAAACTAAATGCTTTAAGGGTTGAGTGTAATATTACCACAGGTGCTTACATAAATGAACACAAAGTTCACACAATTCATGAGTTTTTTCCGAGCGTACCACCAGGATATAAGATCGTTGAGTTGCCATCACACGTCATTTACCTTCCAATCACCGCAGAtgctatatataatataagacTACGTATAGTGGATCAGGAtggaaaattagtaaattttagggGTGAAACTATAACCATAAGATTACATgtgaaaacaatataaaaatgggTATTGTATATGATACAAAGAGTGGCGCAGGCTATAAAAAAGATATCAACATGGACAAGCACAATCAGTCGAAGAAGACCTCACAAGGCGTTAACACATCAGAACAAGCTGTTCCTGAAAAGTCTCGGACTACGTTTACGtggaagataaataaaataaaattcaatttctgcTGCATAATCCCGTGTCGAAAGACTTAGGTGGTGAGCTGTTGAGTATAATGTCCAATAACGAAGCTTCAAAGAACTTAAGAAAGTATTTAGAGAACCAACAAAGTAAATACGgcacagattttaaaaatagcaaaGATAAATATTCGGCACCAAGCATAAAAGGTAGTACAGCGTACGGCGGTTACGAGAAAGGCAACAAATACGGTGCAGTAGGTGACAgaggatataaaaaataatggctAATATATTAGATATTCAACGACCAATTATATTCGATGAGTCAATCGCTCACTATGAACTGCATGCTCATCAACCGTATGCATCGTCGACTTTGAACAAGAATGATGAAGTTCGTATCACAatccaaaatcaaaatttgtgcATACTTCCTAGCAAAAGTGCACTCCATATTCTTGGGAAGTTTACCAAGAGTGATAACAGTGCTGTCGCTGCCACAACCAACTTGGTTAATATGGGGATTGGCCACATGATTAAAGAATTCCGCTTACTTATGAATGGTGTTGAAGTTGATCGAAGTAGTAACGTTGGTATAACAAGCCTGATGAAAggttatgtatcattcagtccAAATCAGTTGAGTGCTTTGGAGAATGCTGGCTGGGTAATGGAAGatgatgttaaattaacaaacgCTGCAGGAAGctttgatttattgattccactaaatattttaagtggtTTTGCTGAAGATTATCTGAAAGTCCTTATGAATGTTCAGCTAGAGATAGTTCTTACGATTTCAAACAGTGACATTAATGCTTACGTACAACAAGCAGCGGGAGCTGAGGAAGTAAAGTTAactttgcaaaaaatcgagtgGATTGTACCGTACGTCACCCTATCAGACAaggaaaaaattcaagcattaaattatattacaagtGATCCGGCTATCTCAATTAGTTTTCGAACCTGGGAATTGTATGAGTATCCGCTGTTACCGGCAACATCAAAACATATTTGGGCTGTCAAAACATCAACACAACTGGAGAAGCCACGTTACGTCATCCTCGGATTTCAAACAGCAAGAAAAAACGACGCAAGGAAGAATGCGAGTCGATTTGATCATTGTACGCTCCGTAACGTAAAGTTATTCCTGAACTCACAGAGTTATCCGTACGGAGATCTGAATTTGGACATAAACGACAATCAGTATGCTTTATTGTACAGTATGTACACTGATTTCCAATCTACATACTATAATTAAGAGGCTGAGCCACTGTTAACAAAGCAGAAATTTTTGCAAGAAGCTCCGCTCTGTGTTATAGACTGTTCTAAGCAGAATGAGGCAATTAAATCTGGACCAGTAGACATTCGATTGGAGTTTGAATCCACAAATCAATTTCCACAAAACACAACAgcttattgtttaataatccACGATCGTATCGTTGAGTATAACCCTATCAGCAGCACTGTACGAAAATTGACTTGAAACATGGTTGTGCAATTTGATCTGACACCAACTGTAcattatatgtatacatggaGTTATGCATACAAAACTGCTAGACAAGGTGAATGGGAGCAAATGGCTCGAGATCGAGAAAGGTTTAAACTTAGGATAGAGAGATCAAGATATATTATAGAACctgtattgattaaaaaaataaacttaataaataaataaacattttttatcgataaatcaattcgttttatttataatcttgaCTTGATACATtccaataacataattttaattaaattgtatatatatttttaacttgttttatgaactattatttttataggataactattatttatgcACTTTGGGCAATCTTTTCGGTATGGATAAAGCCATATTCCACAGATATCCCAATCGCCACCAGTAGCTGGGTAGTGGTCCATACAAAATGAGTAATctcttattttatcattattctgTAATTCCACCGGAAGTGTATCGTAGACATGACGTATTTGGGTCCTCGCAAAACGTAGAAGAAAGTGATAATCAAGGCAAGCGATATCACgtttatgcatttttttcaaatcagacAGTTGATAATATATTTGCGCAGATTTTTCGTATGATGGATTGTCACCCCAGAATTCCAGAAACCAACGCTTTAattgttgaatattttgaaaagcACATGCATGTGTTCTTCGACGATGATATAGCCTCAGCGGACATTTTTCCTTATTATAGCGATCCacattttcaaatgaataatgTCTCATTAGTTGGATGTCGATAATTTGTGCGGAGTAATCGGTCATGATCGTCAACCATTTGTCTTTTTGCTTTCCatcaacataaatataacttgCTTTGCTCACTATATCTTTAATAACTTCTTGAAGTTTGTCGTATGGTGTTTCACCTGAGTCCCACCGGATACCATGGCCACACCCACTCTCATCTAAAGTTTCTTGCATAATTGCTCCATCATACTCCAATGGTGGTTGAAAGATAAAATGTTTACACTTATATTTTGaggaattttcatatatgtcaACCACACACAATTCTTTCACTACTAGGGTGTCATCGGGCATAACAAACCCTGCGAAATCTATGATGAATtccattgtcttttatttcttgttgATACGTTCTTCTAGTTTTTCGATACTTTCAATCACTTGATGcagtttttttacagagtCTTTGAATGCACAACAGTATGGACACACGTTTTTATCACGTCTAGTTTgaatgatattcaaattagtTTGTAAAAGATGAATATCACGTACAAACCTTTTAATGTAATCTTGAATAGGTTCTTCAAAGTAACGTGTTAATAAATCGGCTTCAAATACAGCGTTTGGCGGATGGTTTATTAGAAAGTCTAATTCTTCTTCACTTAGTTGATCCATTTGAGGTGTCTACACTTTATATTTTGATGAGTTAGCTTTGAACATTAAAAGAGTTATAACGTATGTGATTCTGTGACAGGCTTGTTCGTAGTCTTTACGATCTTTAAAAGATAGTAATAAGTTCTTCCAATATAAGATTTGTAAGTcgatttctttttctttagtaaGTAATTTATGGATGTAATTGTCTTCTTCTTCGCTCACTTCCTCGAACTCGATTTGTGCTGAATGTTCACAACGTTCAGTGCATACATGGGATCTGTAAAGATGTGGTTCAGGTATA
Above is a window of Microplitis demolitor isolate Queensland-Clemson2020A chromosome 1, iyMicDemo2.1a, whole genome shotgun sequence DNA encoding:
- the LOC128668226 gene encoding uncharacterized protein LOC128668226, whose translation is MANILDIQRPIIFDESIAHYELHAHQPYASSTLNKNDEVRITIQNQNLCILPSKSALHILGKFTKSDNSAVAATTNLVNMGIGHMIKEFRLLMNGVEVDRSSNVGITSLMKGYVSFSPNQLSALENAGWVMEDDVKLTNAAGSFDLLIPLNILSGFAEDYLKVLMNVQLEIVLTISNSDINAYVQQAAGAEEVKLTLQKIEWIVPYVTLSDKEKIQALNYITSDPAISISFRTWELYEYPLLPATSKHIWAVKTSTQLEKPRYVILGFQTARKNDARKNASRFDHCTLRNVKLFLNSQSYPYGDLNLDINDNQYALLYSMYTDFQSTYYN